The nucleotide window CACCTGCCCGCACCGCAAGCTCGGGCTGGTCCACCCGCTGCACGCCGAGCTGGTGAAACAGGACCCGCGGTTCTACGTCCGCCTCGCCGCGTGGTACAGCGACCACGGCGACGTGCGCGACCACAAGGAGATGTTCATCGTCACGCTCGCGCTGAGCACCTTCCCGGGCCACCGGGACGTGGGGCTCGCGATGCTGCGCGAGCTGCCGCCGTACCAGGTCGGCCGCGTCGTCGACTTCATCCACGGGCGCAAGGAAGACGTGTCGATCGCGGTGGACAAGAAGCCGGACGACGTGCCGGCCGGCGCGTTCAAGCCGAAGAGCAGGAGGGGGGCGCGGGGGGAACCCGTAGGGGGTTCCCCCCCGAAAGGGGACCTGAAAGCGTCGCGGGGCAAGAAGCCCGGCAAGCCGAAGCGGGCTGAAGGTGGGACGGTCACGCTCACGGACGAGTTCGGGCTGTTCCGCAACGTGCCGCGGTCGCTGAAGACCGAGGTGACCCGCTACCTGCGCGAGCGGGAGGCGAACCCGGACTGGTTCGACGCCACCGCGATCACCGCGCGCAAGACGCTGAAGCGGCTGTACGCGCTGCTGCACGTCAAGCCGGGGCCGCGCGCCCAGGCGGTGCTGTTCGACGAAACCCCGCCGCCGGGGTCGAAGCTCGCCGGGCTGAAGGAGCTGGCGAAGGCCGGGTCGCCGGAGGAGCAGGCGCGGCTCGTCGCCGCGCACGCGGTGCCGTTCCGCGTCGCGATCGGGCTGGTGAAGGGGAACGCCCCGGTGGTGCTGGGGGCGCTGGTGGACCGCATGTCGCCGCAGGAGGCGATCAACAACCTCGACATGCTCCGCAAGCGCGGCGCATTTGACGACGCGGGCGTGAAGGCGCTGATCGAGGCCAAGCTCGACGCCGCGAAGACGGCGACCCGGGTGAGCGCGTTCAAGGCCGAGAAGGCGCTGGAGAGCGTGCCCGTGAGCGCGGAGGTGCGGCAGAAACTCGAGGCCGTCGCCGACACGCAGGTGAAGGCGCGGGGCCGGATCGCGCGGCCGACGGCGCTCTTGATCGACAAGTCGGGCTCGATGAGCCAGGCCATCGAGATCGGCAAGCGGCTCGGCGCGCTGCTGGCAGCGGTCGCGGACAAGGGGCTGTTCGTGTACGCGTTCGACTCGATCGCCTACCCGGTCGAAGCGGCCGGACCGGAGGCAGGAGGGGGGCACGGGGGGAACCCGCGGGGGGTTCACTCCTCGGATCTGAAAGGGGGGCACGGGGGGAACCCGCGGGGGGGTCACTCCTCGGACCTGAAAGCGTGGGAAGTCGCGCTGACGGGCATCACGGCCGGCGGTAACACCTCGGTCGGGGTCGGCATCGACCAACTGCGGCGGAAGAAGCAGTACGTCGAGCAGATCGTGGTGGTGACCGACGAGGGCGAGAACGCCGAGCCGAAGTTCGTCCCGGCGCTGCTGAAGTACCGCGAGGAGCTGAAGGCGGACCCGACCGTTTACTTCGTCAAGGTCACGGGGGCGACCTCGCAACTGGAGGACGAGTGCAAGCGGGCCGGGATCATGACGGACGCGTACCAGTTCAACGGGGACTACTACGCGCTGCCGAACCTGGTGCCGCTGCTGGCCCGGCCGAGCAAGCTGGAACTGTTGCAGGAGATCCTGGAGTACCCGCTGCCCGCGCGGCAGATGGAGTAACGGACCGAACGGAACGATCCGGCGGGCACGCCCGCCGGTGCAACGGCACGGCTAACCGGTTCGGTTGGCCGTGCTATTTCTCGTGGCCCATGCGTTCCTGCCCGGCGGCTCTCACGCGCCGCCGGGCAGGAACGCATGGGCCACGAGAAATAGGCACCGCACATCCGTTGCCGCGCCCGCCTCCTGGCAGCTTGCGCCGGCTAAAGGGGCGAGATGTCACCAGTCGCCAAGCACTTCACCCCCGGCCGGGGTCACTGCGCCCCAAAACACCGCTTCGCTCACGCTCGAAGGGATCGTCCGGTAACTCCCGTCCGCATTGAGCGCCGATAACCCGCTGGCAAACAGGGCCTGGGGAACTCGAAAGTCGCACGAGTCGAAGGGCGGGCGCACCTGAAACGTCAGGCCCCGAATCGACGCGGTAGATTGTCCCGGCGCGACGGCCACCGGGGCCACGTCGGTGTACATCGGCGCGTCCGCAAACGTCGCACGGTGGCGGAGCGGTTGGTCACAGGGGATCGGGTTCGGGTTGCCTTGCTCCGCGCATTGGGTTCCGAGGATGCTCCAGGTGAAGCCCGAGAGCCCACAGCGCGCGTAGTGGTGGCTGAACAGGAGCGTTCCCGATAGGCCGTCCGGGAACCCGTTCTGGAGTTCGGCACCGCGCCGCAGTGCTTGCGCGTTGGCCGCGTAGCTCGTGTCCCCGAGGTCATCAGAGGCCGCGCGATCGGGGGCCACAGCCAAGCCGAACGAGGGGTCGGCCGGCGCGCGGAAGAACTTCGGCTGGTACCACCGGCTGCTGGCAGAGTCTGACGGCTGGCTGCCCGTGGGCAACTGGAGCTCAAGATACGGGAGCAGCGTGTACAGCACGGAATCGCCTTTTACCGGACCGGCGCCGTCGATGTCCGGCAGTTTGCCGTCGTGGGCTGCCGCGAACGAATGGATCGCGATCCCGAGCTGGCGCATGTTGTTCGCTTCTTGCATCCGTGCCGCTGCCGAACGCACCTTCTGCACGGCCGGGAGGAGCAGGCCGATCAGCACCGCCAAGATTCCGATGACGACGAGCAACTCCAGCAGTGTGAACGCTGTTCGCGGAAAACGCATGTGGCCCTTTCTGGCTAAAGAAAGACCCGTGTGCAGAACATGGCGGAAGGGTCGCTTGGAGAGCGAAGTGTATCCGGGAGGGAAGCAACTTACTCGCCGGTACAATCCGATGTCAACAGCAGCCCGCGACGACTGGTTAAAATACAAATACGTAATCAATTTGCCTAAACGCATCAATTGAAATGAGACTTTCGCAGGCGCCCTAACCATTTGGGGCCGCCACGTGCGCGGAGTTGTTGGCGGTCGAGGCATCGCTGTGGACGTTCGCGCGGATGGCCGGCGTGGAACCGACCAACAACGCGGCCGGGCGCGAAGTGCGCCACGCCGTGTGCTGGCGCGAGACGAGCTCCGGGACCGACAGCGAACAGGGGAGTCGATTCGTGGAGCGGGTTCTCACGGTGATCGCCTCGTGTTGCCGGCAGAACCGCAACGTGTTGGCATTCCTGACCGCCGTCACCGCCCACCGCACTGGTACGACGCCACCAACTCTGTTCTCCGCGCCATCGTGAATACAACCGGGCAGCGGCTTATCAATCATTGATAGGCAGCCGCATTACCCGTGAACGAGTGCTCGTTTATATATATATTTCTATCTGTGCTATCGTATCCGCACCGGGTACCGTCAGGCAGGGCCAGAGGTTCCGGCCGTTGTGGGCGAGCACCACGACCGCGCCACAATCCGCAACCCTCGCCGAACTGTGCTTGGACTTGGCAGCGGACCCGATTCGTGGAAAGTGCAGGATGAAGGTGACGTGGCGGAATGTGGGAAGGGAATCGTACGCTCGCGAGCGAAAGCCGATAGACTTCTCAATAACTAAAAGGGACAGGATCGATCCCGCCGGCGTGTCGCGGGCTCGATGACGGAGGATGCACTGATGGCGGGCGGCCCGACTTCCGATCGGCAGGGGTTCCTTCCCAACGTCTTGGGATGGCTCAGCTTCATCGGGCTGTTTATGACCGGTATGGTAGGACTGTCCGCCGCAATTCGGTCGGCCCCGGACCTGGCCGGAGCGGCGTACCTGTTGACCGGCGGGCTCGCGTTCGGCGCGGTCGTACTCCTCGTCCTTCGCCGCGTCCCGTAGAGAAATGCGGGAGCAGTTACGGGCGGTTGACCGATACGAGCGGGGCGCTGGGTGCGCTGCGCAGTTGAGAACGCTCGCCACGCTGCCCTGCTTCCACTCAACCGGCCAGAACGCGTGACGCGTGGCTCAATTCTGTCGCGGCGCGGCGGAGCGGGGCAGGGCCGCAAACCGGCTCGATGAAGCGCCCGGCAGTCGCGCGTCGAGCCACGCGGCCGCCCGCTCTGCATCCCAGCCCGCGGCAACGTCGAACCGAACCGCGGCGGTGAACGCGAACGGACCGGCGCCCGTCACCTTCTCGCGCACCCCGGGCTCCAGCTCGACCCACGCACCGTCCGGACCGTCCGCGGCGGGCCACACCGCGACAACCGCGTCGGCGGCGGTCTCCCAGTGGAACTCGCCGCACGGGCGGAGGCGCACCTCACCCAGCGTCTCCGCCAGGAACCGCTTCGCGTCGGCGACCGGGGTGTTCCACGGGAACGTGATCTCCGCGAGCTGCGGGTCGGCGCCGGTTTCGAGGAACCGCAATTCGATTTCGGGCCGGTCCGCGAGCGGCTCACGCACCAGCCGCCGCCGCTGCTCCGGGTCGGGCGCCACCAGCCGGCACACCAGCCGGTTCCCTTCGGCCGCCCACGTTTCGCGATCGAGTACGCGGGCCAGCCGCGCCGCGAACGGGGGCGCGCCGCCGCGCCCGCGCCGGTCGTCCGCCGGAACCGCGTGCCCCACGAGGACGTACCGCCCGGCGAGCCGCGCCAGCCAGGGGAACTCGTTCTCGGTCAGCTCTTCAGCCCGGTCCAGTACCAGCAGCCCGAACGGCCCCTCGTTGGCGGGCGCCGCGAACACCGGATCAACCTTCAAGCTCCCGGGCGTCCCGACGACCACCCGCGGCGGGGCCACCGGAACGGCGCGCGCCGCCTCCGCCGCCTTTTCACGCGCCGCGGCCAGCGCCGCCTGGGCCGCGCCGTGGTCGTCACCAGGGACCGTCGAAACGATCACCTTGTTGAGCGCGGCCGATTCGGCCCGCGCCCGCGCGAGTTCGGCCTCGGCCTCGGTCACGGCGGTCGCGGCCGCCGCGCGCCGGGAGGCCAGTTCGTTCGTCACCAGGGCGTCGCGCGCCGCTCCGGAGGCGGTCGCGGAGGCGGTCACGGCCCCTTCCAGCTCGCGCACCTGCGCGGCGAGCGCGGCGGCTTCGGCTTCGAGCACCTGGAGCTGCTTTTCGAGGTCCGCGGGCTCGACCGCCCCGGGCTTGGCCTTGCCGCTGAACCAGCGCGACAGGAACCCGGGCTTGCGCAGGGCCTCGGCGTGCAGGTGCCGGGCCTGCTCCAGAGCCGACTGCTTTTCGTCTCGTGCGGCAACCGCGGTCCGGAGTTCGGCGCCGCGCCGCTCGACCGCCGCGGCGTGGTCCGCGTCGAACTGCGCCAGCGCCCGCGCGAACGGGGTGTCGGTTTCGGCCCGCAAATCGGCCTCCACGCGGTCGCGCCGGGCCGTCAGCTCGGTCAGACGCGTTTCGAGCCGGGCGAGCGACTCGTTCACCTCGACCAGCCGCGCGATCGCCTTTGCCACCGGCGCGAACGCCGCCATCCGGGCTTCCGCGGCGGCCACTGCCCCGGCGGCGTCCCGCTGCAACTGTGCGGCCCGGTTGATGCCCAATGCCGCGGACGTGACCGCCGCCACGACGGGCGGCAGGCGGGACGGGTTCTCGTTGTCGCCGAGCGCCCGGAGCACCCCGACCGACGCCCCCAACAGGCCCTCGACGATACGGTCCGCCACGCCGGGGTTGGGCGACAGGACCAGTACGCGATCGGCCGCGAGCGTGGCGAGATCGAAGATGAACCGCTCGCCGGCAGCCGGGTCGGCGTGGACGACGAGCAGGTCGGGGCACGCGGCGGCGCGGGCGGCGCAGTGGTACTCGCTCGGCGCCCGGCCCCCGGACGGGAGCGGCGCCGAGCGGAAGCACGAGAGCGGCAGCTCGCCCGCGAGCAGGCGGGTGAGCCACGGGCGGCCGCGTTCGCCGGGGTCGGTCACAGGATGGCCTTCCCGCGCGGGGGGCGCGCCGGGTCCAGAGGCGGTCGGTCGGGGAACGAGGGTCGCGGTCATCAACGAGCCGTTGCCTTCGTGAGAGAGGTCCGTGCGCGGGCGGGCGGGCGGAGGCGGCGGGGCGTGTGGTTCCCGGTCCGTCATGCCGGCACCCTGACTGGCGTCCCACCCATTCGCACGGCCCACAGTATCAAGAACTCGCTCGCGCCGTTAAAAGAACGGCGCGCCGGGGGCAGGTTGCGCCCCCAAAGGTACCGAAACGCCAAGTCAGCGGGACGGTTCGACGGCTTGCCAAGAGTATAGACGGCCGGTCCCGGCGAAGCTATCGCGTACCAAAAATTCCCGGGCGCGGTATTTGGCGTCTTGGCGTCGGATTCTTCGGAATCCATCACGGCACGAGGGACGTTCACCGGCGCGCCGACCGCCCGTCTCAAGGCTCGACCGTCACCACGTTCATGGCCGGCTTCGCGGACAGCACACGGAGTACCGGGAGCAGCGGTGCGAACGTCTTTTCGTCGTGCCAACTGTGGTCCGCGATCTTCAGGTGCCCGGGACCGACCCCGCCCAGCCCGAGCGTCGCGTCGAGCGGTAGCCACTGGCCCTCCGCGAACACCTCGAACCACATGTGGTACGCCAGGTACGGTTTGCCGTCTTTCGCGGGCGCGTAAACCAGCCCCAGCACCGTCCGCGCCGGCACGCCGACCGCGCGGCACATCGCCGCCGACAGCATCGCGTACTCGGTGCAGTCCCCGCTGAGCGTTTTCGCCACGTTGTCGGCGGTCGCCATCGCCTGCGAGAACTCGAACGCCTTCATGTTCCGGTTCACCCAGCGCTCGACCGCCGCCGCCTTGTCCCAGTCGGTTGCGGCCGCCGGGAGCCCTCTGGTGGCGGCGGCCGCGTGCGCCTTCACCCCGCCGTTGTCCCAGTTGATGAAATAGTTGCTCGCGGTAAACTCGGTGCCCGGTGCGGGCTGCGCCGGGGCACCCCGCGCCGGCCCGTGAGACGCCGACACGCTCAGCTCAAACGTCTTCGCCCGCGCGTCGAGGTTCTTAACGGCCTGGCGCGCGTCCGCCGGGAACAGGGTGCCCGCGTCGTCGTCCTTCGGGGCCGACACTTTGTAGACGACACTCTTCCGGCCATGTATTCCCGGAATCTCGCGATCCAGTCGGACGGATTGCGCGTTGAACAGTTCGACGGGCCGCATCACGTCGGCCGTTGCCGCCTCGCGCGTGGTGCGCAGGAACGTGACTTTCCCGCCGAACCCCGGGAAGTCGAACTCCATTTTCAGCGGCTCGAACGTTTCGGCATCCACCCAGGTCGTCGCGGGGGGCAGCTTGAACGTGCCCACCGGCTCCATCTTCGAGACGTAGCGGAGGAGCTTCCGGGCCGGCTCCTTCGCCCACAGTGCGGCCGTCTCCTCGGCCTCCAGGGTCACCGTCATCTTCACGACGCGGTTGATGACGCCGATGTACGACGGGTAGTCGAACGACTCGCCCGGCTTGAGCGGCTTCTCTTTGAAGAGCGCCGGCTCCCGCACGCACCCGACCACGCCCTCGGGCCACGGGGTGTCGGAGGCCCCCTTCGCGGCCCCTTCGCCGGTCACCTTCAGCGTCTTGCCCTCGACGGTCCCGTTCAGCACGAGCGCCTGGTTGTGACCGATGCCCTGGCGCATGCCGGTGAGGAACACGGTCCCCGCGGGGCTCTCGACGGACGACTCCTCGGCCCACTGGCCCACCCGCTCGCCGAACCGCGACACGGTGAACTTCTGGTACTTCACCCCAACGAGCAGGTCCCGCCCGCTCTTTTTGGTCGCCTTGGCGCCCCACTGCACGTACCCGATCCGCTGGCCGTCCACGCCGGCCGCGAACCAGTACTCGAACGCCACATCGGCGTCGAGCTTCGGCGCGCCCGGCGGCGGCACCTGCAGCGCCCCCGCGGGCGCGGACGTCTTGGCGGGGAGCGCCGGGGTGGCGAGCGTCGGCGCCGAAAGGGAGGGCGGCTTCCCGTTGGGGCGGATGACCAGGAACCGGGCTTCGTCGAACTTCTCTTCGCCGGATTTCTGGGGCCGGATGACGATGTTGGGCTGCGCGGCCGCGGCGGCGCAGCACCCGAGCAGGAGCGCGAACAGCGGAGCGAAGCTCAGCGGTTTCATGGCGGTGGTCCCTCAGGCTCCGGGTGCGCCGGTCGGTCGTCCCTGAATAAATCGGATGCCGGGGGAGCGGCGTTAGCTCGTTTTTCGGTTTCGCGGCGCGGCGGCGGGCGGCCGGCCGCTCCAGTGCCTCGATCATACACCGGCGGCCCAATCGGAACACCCGGAGTTGGCGCCATTTCTCGCGCGCCGGACTCGTCGGTGGTCTATAATTCGGGCGGCACGGACGCCAGCGGCGCGAATTGGGTAGTAAGCTGAAGTACTCGAAGCTCTCCCCCAAGACGCCGACCGCCACGACGCGACACCACTGATTCAGATTCTTGGGTTCTTCCAGAACCGTTGTCGCAGCGAGGTGTCCCCGTGACTCCTGACCGGATGGCCACTCACCTGTCGGTGAATTCGTACGGCTCGTTTCTACTCACGGACGCGATCCGGCCCGGGATCGGGTTGCCGGTGCGCCCCCGCGAGGGCTACCGCATTGATGTGTACCGCGACCGGACCGCGCAACTGCGGTTGCCGATGATCTCGGCGGCGGTGTCCGCGGAGCGGCTGTTCGAAACGTTCCTCGCGCTGCTCGAGCCGCTGGGCGAGGTGGTTCACGTGGTGCTCGAAAGCAGCCACGGGACGGCCACCGATGTCCACCTCGACTTGCGCCGCGAGCACATCGACCGCTCGGTGCTCGCGAGCCACTTTTGCGACTTCGAAGAGCTGCTCACGCACGACGGCTGCACGGGCGTCGCCGTGATGGCGGCCCGCCGGGCGATGGAAGTGCAGTTCGACGAGCACAAACTGCTGCACGTGTACGCCCGGAACCTGAAGCCGTTCCGGCGCATCCTGCGTGCGAACGGGGTGCGCCGCCGGGCGGTGCTCCCGCTGATCTCCGAGGCCGAGCACCTGCACCACACGACGGGCCACTTCGCGGCGGACTTCCGCCAGCTCGCGCTGCGGGTCGGCGTCGGCGACTTCGACCGCGTCTTCAGCGACGAGCGCGAGTAAAGAGCCGGCTTCGGTCCGTCGCCCGTGGTGTGCGGACCGAAACCGCCCTTTCCGTCTCACGGCAGCGGGATGTCCTTGAACTCGAACGCCACTTCGTGGGTCACCGTGTGCCACTCGGTGAGCACCAGCTTGGTCGGCGGGCCGATTCTCGGTCCGGGCTGGCCGGTGCGCCGGTCCTCCGACCCGAACATCATCACCGCCTGGAACCCGCCGGGGGTGTGGTTGCTCGACTGTAATCCGTAGCTGAAGTACCGCGTCCCCTTCTCGTCCATCAGTTCGATGCGCTGGGGGATGGCGTTGGCCCACATGTAGTCGTCGCCGCGGCGCGGGTCCACGGGCACGCGGTTCTTCGCGGTCACGCTCACCGTAAACGTGCCCTTGTTGTTCGCGTCCTCGTCGCACGCCGTCAGCTCCAGATCGACGGTCCGGCCGGCGAACGACTTCTTTTTCACCTTCAGCGGGTCCGCGATCACCAGTTCCGGGGACGTGCCCGAGAGGAGTTCGATCCGGGCCGTCCCCTTGAGCGATTTGATGCTGGTCGCCCCGCGGTCGGCGCGGGCCAGGTTCACGCTCATCCCCTGGGTGTGCGAGCGGTTCCCGCGGCTGTAGTAGCCCGACCGGTACTCGAAACCGTTGCGCTCGCGCGGCGGCACCAGCGACCCGCCCAGGTTGTCGACCGCGGACGACAGCTCGACCTGCGAGATGCCGAGCATCGGGTTCTTGGGCTCCGAGTTCACCTGGAAGTTCAGGTTCAGGTACTCGTGAACGCGCTCCCCGCCGCCGCGCCGGCCGACCCCGGACAGTTGCACGTTGCGGCTGGAGTTGATGTTGGTCGCCATGAACCGGAACGGGCCGGCGTACGTGACGTACGGGTTCGCGCCGTCCTGGTTGAAGACCCGCACCGTGCTGTCGTCGTAATCGGTCTGCACGGTGGCCCCGGCGGCGCCGGCGACCGCGTCCACCGCCTGCCAGAACGGGGCGTTGCTGAACTCGAACGAGTGCTTCGCATCGGACGCCGCGCCGAACTCGATCCGGTAGCCGGTCTGCCGGGCGATGTCGTCGAAGATCTGCTTGGCGGTCCGGCCCTTCGCGCTCAGGGTGACCCGCTTCGGCGCGACGAGCCGCTCGTGGTCCATCTTGCGGACCAGGACCGACAGCCGGCGCAGCACCTCGGGGTCGTCCGTGTTGTTGAGCGCGCGCCGCATGTACGGGAGCGCCCGCTCCCCTCGCGCGGCCAGCTCGCGCCCGGCCCGCTCGCGGGTGCGCCAGTCGTCCGAGCCCAGCTCCTTGAGCAGCTTTTCGGTGTCGGCGTCGCCGGGGCCGTCGGCGACAAGGGGCATCGCGGGCACGGCGGCCGTTAAGAAGAGCCCCTCTTTCCCTTTGGCCGCGAGTGCCGCCCCGAGCAGCAGCCCCAGAACCGCGGTGACGGCTGCCCTGCGCATGTGGTGCCCCGTGAGTCGATCGGAGGAGTTATTCGGAACGCAGCACAAACACGGGTTCTAGCCTAGCAGCGGGTAACAACGGCCTCAAGGACCTGGCGGCCGGACTGTTGCGCAGTTTTGTAAATAAGTGCTCAAGTCTGACACGGGCTGCGACTGGTCCGATTAGGCCGATTGTGAGGCCCCGCCGGGTCGCGCCGGCGTGCGGGCCGCGCCACGGGACGAAAAGGGGCGTTCAGGGCAACGGCACAATCCGTTTCAACAACAGGGACGGCACCCGCATTCGTCCCGGAGTGGCGCAAGAAATCGCGTGAGAAGTGGCCACGCCGCAGCGTTCTGGTTGTAGCGGCAGCCGCGCCGATGCCGGCGCCCCGCAATCCCGGTACGGGATGTCATCTCCGCGCAGTTTCGCTATCATCGCGCTCGGTGGGACGTTCGCACTTGAGGCCCCGCGTGATTCGCTTCAACTGTCCGCACTGCAACCGCTACTACGAACTGCACCCGGCGATGGCGAATCTCCCGCTGCTGTGCAAACAGTGCGGTGAACGCATCACGCCACCGGAAGCCGTGCCGGAGCCGCCACCGCCCGCACCCGTGCCGGCAAAAGCGAAACCCGTGCCGCCGGTCGCGGAAGTGGTTGCATCTCCGCCGAGGCCCGAGCCGGTTGTGAAGCCGCTCGGGACGCCTTCGTCCGACGGCGGAAAGGGTGGCGTCCTGGTTGCTCAGCCGGACGTGTCACCGGACGCCGGCTTCAGCGGGGACCCAACGCCTGCGAGCCCGAGTGACATCAGCCGGCCCGAAGCTGCCGTGCCGAGCGATCCGAAGCGCCCAGGTCCAGCAACGCCCGTGGGCGAGCCGCTCCCCGCTCCGGCGGAGCGGCGCCGGAAACGGCCCGTCAAGGTCGAGCCGGAGGCCCCACCCGCGACGAAGAGCGCCGCGACACGGCTTCCCTTTATTGCGGACCTGGTTGCGTTCGTGGTGCTGGTTGGGAGCGGGATGCTCCTGGGCGAACTTCTCGTGCGGAAGTCCACCGGGCAAGTGCTGTCCGAAGCCGGATCGGCGCCGAAGTTCCCGCCCGTCGAGTTGTTGCTCTGGGCCGCGCCGCCGGTGATGCTCGCGCTCGTGTACCTGCTGCTCAGCGGGCGCCAGCAAAGCTTCGGGGCGTGGGTGCGGCGCCGGGCTGCCAAATAGAAGGCGTCGAAAGGACGGTGACCGTTTCCGCCTCTTCGACGCACGGCTTCGAATTGCTCTGTTGTTAGCGCGGGCGCCCGGCTTCGGCCGCGATGGAGGGGCGGCGCCCGGTGGTGCTGATCGGCGGCAGCTCCGACGCACTCCCCGGGCTCACCTGGTGCGCCCGGACGACGAGCACGCGCTGACGCGGGTGCCCGTTCGCCTGAACCCCGAACAGCGCGGCCCCGATCGTGTCGGGTTGGTCCGATCGGCACCCGATCAAAAGGTACTCGTTGCGGCCCAGGGGTACGTCGAACGCGAGTGCCGGGTACGGCGCAAGGGGCACCCCTTCGTGCTTAACGAGTTCCGTGCCGTCGGCCGACGGGCGGAGCCATTCCTGCTTCACACCGTGCTGGATCTGGGGCTCGCAGGACACACGCACTCGCTGGTCCGGGAGCGGTTCCGGGCGCACCAGCACCCCGCACCGGGTCTGTTTCAGCACCACCGTTGTGCGCCGGCCCGCCAGGTCCGCCAGGAGCCCGAACTCGCTTTGTTCGTGCGGGCCGCTGGTGGGCAGCACCTCTTCCTTCCGGTTGGCGAACGTCAGGCGGCGCCCGAGTGGCGACTCCGAGTCCGACTCGAGCAGCGTTTGGAACTTGGACGGGAGCGTGCCCGCGAGCACGCCGACCCGCAACCCGTTCTCGCTCAGGAGCACCTGCGTTTCCGGTGCCCCGACCGGGCGGGCCGTGGCCCACAGGTCGCGGTCGAGGAACCGGTCCCCGAGGGGCCGCTCGAGGATGACGTACTCCAGGCACGTGCCCTCGGCCTGCTGGACCGGTGCGAGCGAGCGAGCGACCGAGGTCGCCGGAGCGCGGTCGCCGCGGGCGAGGAAACACCCGCTCGCAGCCGCGCACCCGAGTACGATCACGAAACACGCCCGCCGCATCGGTACCGAGCCCACCGCCAGACAAAGGTTTCCGGGGGCATACCCGCGCCGCGGGCGGTGGTCAACCCCGGTCTAACGCGGCTCAGTACTTCGCCAGATCCCCGCCCTTGCCCAGCCCCAACCCGTCCACGACCTGTTTCGCGCCGTCGGCCATGAACTTGAGCTCGCTGTTGACCGCGACGAACTGCCACCCGTCCGCGATGCGCGCCTTCGCCTCCTCGATGCTGAACGTGTGGATCCCGGCCGGCACGCCGATCCGTTTCGCGCCCGCGAGGATGTCGGCCAGCGCCTGCTGGAACACGTCCGCCGCCGGCGGCCGGCCGGTGGGGTCGCGCATGCTCGCCGCGAGGTCGTTCGGCCCGACGAACACCGCGTCCACCCCGGGCACGGAGTACACCTCGTCGAAGTTGCGCACGGCCTGGATGTGCTCGCACTGGAGCACGACCAGGATCTCGTCGTTCGCCTTCGCGTAGTACTCCACGGG belongs to Gemmata obscuriglobus and includes:
- a CDS encoding transglutaminase-like domain-containing protein translates to MKPLSFAPLFALLLGCCAAAAAQPNIVIRPQKSGEEKFDEARFLVIRPNGKPPSLSAPTLATPALPAKTSAPAGALQVPPPGAPKLDADVAFEYWFAAGVDGQRIGYVQWGAKATKKSGRDLLVGVKYQKFTVSRFGERVGQWAEESSVESPAGTVFLTGMRQGIGHNQALVLNGTVEGKTLKVTGEGAAKGASDTPWPEGVVGCVREPALFKEKPLKPGESFDYPSYIGVINRVVKMTVTLEAEETAALWAKEPARKLLRYVSKMEPVGTFKLPPATTWVDAETFEPLKMEFDFPGFGGKVTFLRTTREAATADVMRPVELFNAQSVRLDREIPGIHGRKSVVYKVSAPKDDDAGTLFPADARQAVKNLDARAKTFELSVSASHGPARGAPAQPAPGTEFTASNYFINWDNGGVKAHAAAATRGLPAAATDWDKAAAVERWVNRNMKAFEFSQAMATADNVAKTLSGDCTEYAMLSAAMCRAVGVPARTVLGLVYAPAKDGKPYLAYHMWFEVFAEGQWLPLDATLGLGGVGPGHLKIADHSWHDEKTFAPLLPVLRVLSAKPAMNVVTVEP
- a CDS encoding HpcH/HpaI aldolase family protein, translated to MRTNPVKRLLKAGQPSVGTWLSLGNITAARFLARAGFDWLTVDVEHSLVNVETTTHMIASIADAGCVPLVRVPSNRHDHIKRVLDNGGFGVVVPMVCTRQEAQDAVSACLYPPFGTRSVGGSVHALNFGASPVEYYAKANDEILVVLQCEHIQAVRNFDEVYSVPGVDAVFVGPNDLAASMRDPTGRPPAADVFQQALADILAGAKRIGVPAGIHTFSIEEAKARIADGWQFVAVNSELKFMADGAKQVVDGLGLGKGGDLAKY
- a CDS encoding HEAT repeat domain-containing protein translates to MRRAAVTAVLGLLLGAALAAKGKEGLFLTAAVPAMPLVADGPGDADTEKLLKELGSDDWRTRERAGRELAARGERALPYMRRALNNTDDPEVLRRLSVLVRKMDHERLVAPKRVTLSAKGRTAKQIFDDIARQTGYRIEFGAASDAKHSFEFSNAPFWQAVDAVAGAAGATVQTDYDDSTVRVFNQDGANPYVTYAGPFRFMATNINSSRNVQLSGVGRRGGGERVHEYLNLNFQVNSEPKNPMLGISQVELSSAVDNLGGSLVPPRERNGFEYRSGYYSRGNRSHTQGMSVNLARADRGATSIKSLKGTARIELLSGTSPELVIADPLKVKKKSFAGRTVDLELTACDEDANNKGTFTVSVTAKNRVPVDPRRGDDYMWANAIPQRIELMDEKGTRYFSYGLQSSNHTPGGFQAVMMFGSEDRRTGQPGPRIGPPTKLVLTEWHTVTHEVAFEFKDIPLP
- a CDS encoding DUF1559 domain-containing protein, giving the protein MRFPRTAFTLLELLVVIGILAVLIGLLLPAVQKVRSAAARMQEANNMRQLGIAIHSFAAAHDGKLPDIDGAGPVKGDSVLYTLLPYLELQLPTGSQPSDSASSRWYQPKFFRAPADPSFGLAVAPDRAASDDLGDTSYAANAQALRRGAELQNGFPDGLSGTLLFSHHYARCGLSGFTWSILGTQCAEQGNPNPIPCDQPLRHRATFADAPMYTDVAPVAVAPGQSTASIRGLTFQVRPPFDSCDFRVPQALFASGLSALNADGSYRTIPSSVSEAVFWGAVTPAGGEVLGDW